Proteins from a genomic interval of Myxococcales bacterium:
- a CDS encoding protein kinase: MGAEARSDRASDERFVVRGKLGAGGMGVVYRVWDQVAQREVALKTLKATSARDLYRFKREFRALCDLAHPGLCTLHELHTTGDEWFFTMELVRGVSFIDWVRPSDGSDQPFLDGDGADGDGDTRPHGPRARAQVIAAPLHQARLERALGQLSDALYALHAAGKLHRDLKPSNVLVEPSGRLVVLDFGLVSELELAGVDHTHERAAVGTPVYMSPEQAADLPLDPASDWYSLGVMLYEALCGRRPFDGRPDEVMRRKQHEAPPPVLDEAPTAPPALAALCMALLAPDPRARPDGAAVLAALGREPSLATATVQRTSGAGPFVGREAQLAALHQALVDARARGVAVFVRATSGMGKSALINRFLQDASAEALILAGRCHERERVPYKTLDTLIDALTGALLKLSATELAGVLPRDVAALARLFPVLRRVPRIAEPELRRFEVMDPQETRRRAFGALRYLLGRLAALRPVIVCVDDLQWGDADSAGFLGDLIARSDRPPVLVLLVHRSEDTDGPMVATVAGRARTAPEPPDVRIVEVPPLAIDDARALVQLVTSFDGDVGPWAEALVRDAGGNTMFLVELARSAGSAGGATTLDDLLRGRIGQLAAPARALLTASAVAGRPLPLAIAARAAAVTDPAGTVALLRAERLCRVNGARVEPFHDRIRAAITDELASGELAAVHRALADAYLADAPEEPEPLVDHLLGAGDTAEVAAPAVRAAAAAEHALAFRRAADLYAIALEFGDLDPDARKATLTARAGVLVNGGQLTEAAIMFQAASELATGDARFELRRLRLEQLLRAAELREGMALAHELLAELGRTLPTGRRGVAWAVLRQRVALRVRGKRFKERGVDEVPASALREVDAMWSIASGLAFANPALGKVVQLWHLRAALALGERGRVAQALAIEIGYLGVPGSATARAAATAAAHAQRVADAIGEPLYVGLVAACKGFAAFLNGQWRQARTELELGLRLMSDHSVHTRWEMDLTELFLLAALYYLGETRAFVRLTPLYLRDAEDRGDVYSQHGVRSWRSNLAWLVQDKPGDARAHVLGVAQARADVADFNLHDYYLLLANAQIDLYVGDPEARSSARSAPGPISIARSCSGSRPSGSRPSTCSRARRSARRRWGAGPSGWRSRGARRRRWPRSRSRGPRRWRRWSRPASPTRAGPSPTRATATPRPRARSRRATWPASRGSRRAPTASWSEAPPARPAAPRPTPG, from the coding sequence GTGGGGGCCGAAGCCAGGTCTGATCGCGCCAGCGACGAGCGCTTCGTCGTCCGAGGCAAGCTCGGCGCCGGCGGCATGGGCGTGGTCTACCGGGTGTGGGATCAGGTGGCGCAGCGCGAGGTCGCGCTCAAGACGTTGAAGGCGACCAGCGCCCGGGACCTGTACCGCTTCAAGCGCGAGTTCCGCGCGCTGTGCGACCTGGCCCACCCCGGCCTGTGCACGTTGCACGAGCTGCACACCACCGGCGACGAGTGGTTCTTCACGATGGAGCTGGTGCGCGGCGTGTCGTTCATCGACTGGGTGCGGCCCAGCGATGGCAGCGATCAGCCGTTCCTCGACGGCGACGGCGCCGACGGTGACGGCGACACCCGGCCCCACGGTCCGCGCGCGCGCGCCCAGGTGATCGCGGCGCCGCTGCACCAGGCGCGGCTCGAGCGCGCGCTCGGCCAGCTGAGCGACGCGCTGTACGCGCTCCACGCCGCCGGCAAGCTGCACCGCGATCTCAAGCCGTCCAACGTGCTGGTCGAGCCGAGCGGCCGCCTGGTCGTGCTCGATTTCGGGCTGGTGTCCGAGCTCGAGCTGGCCGGCGTCGATCACACCCACGAGCGCGCGGCGGTCGGGACGCCGGTCTACATGTCGCCGGAGCAGGCCGCCGATCTGCCGCTCGATCCGGCCAGCGACTGGTACTCGCTGGGCGTGATGCTGTACGAGGCGCTGTGCGGGCGGCGGCCGTTCGACGGTCGACCCGACGAGGTCATGCGCCGCAAGCAGCACGAGGCGCCGCCGCCGGTGCTCGACGAGGCGCCCACCGCGCCGCCGGCGCTGGCGGCGCTGTGCATGGCGCTCCTGGCGCCGGATCCGCGGGCGCGGCCCGACGGCGCGGCGGTGCTGGCGGCGCTGGGCCGCGAGCCGTCGCTGGCGACCGCGACCGTCCAGCGCACCAGCGGCGCCGGGCCCTTCGTCGGCCGGGAGGCCCAGCTGGCGGCGCTGCACCAGGCGCTCGTCGACGCGCGCGCGCGCGGCGTCGCGGTGTTCGTGCGCGCGACCTCGGGCATGGGCAAGTCGGCGCTGATCAACCGGTTCCTCCAGGACGCCAGCGCCGAGGCGCTGATCCTCGCCGGGCGCTGCCACGAGCGCGAGCGCGTGCCCTACAAGACGCTCGACACGCTGATCGACGCGCTGACCGGCGCGCTCCTCAAGCTGAGCGCGACCGAGCTGGCCGGCGTGTTGCCGCGCGACGTCGCCGCGCTGGCGCGGCTGTTCCCGGTGCTGCGGCGGGTGCCGCGCATCGCCGAGCCCGAGCTGCGGCGGTTCGAGGTGATGGACCCGCAGGAGACGCGGCGGCGCGCGTTCGGCGCGCTCCGCTACCTGCTCGGGCGCCTCGCGGCGCTGCGGCCGGTGATCGTCTGCGTCGACGATCTGCAGTGGGGCGACGCCGACAGCGCCGGCTTCCTCGGCGATCTGATCGCGCGCAGCGATCGACCGCCGGTGCTGGTGCTGCTGGTCCATCGCAGCGAGGACACCGACGGGCCGATGGTGGCCACGGTCGCCGGCCGCGCGCGGACCGCGCCGGAGCCGCCCGACGTGCGGATCGTCGAGGTGCCGCCGCTGGCGATCGACGACGCCCGCGCGCTGGTCCAGCTGGTGACGAGCTTCGACGGGGACGTCGGGCCGTGGGCCGAGGCCCTGGTGCGTGACGCCGGCGGCAACACGATGTTCCTGGTCGAGCTGGCCCGGTCAGCGGGCTCGGCCGGTGGCGCGACCACCCTCGACGATCTCCTGCGCGGGCGCATCGGCCAGCTGGCGGCGCCGGCCCGGGCGCTCTTGACCGCGAGCGCGGTCGCGGGGCGGCCGCTGCCGCTGGCCATCGCGGCGCGGGCGGCCGCGGTGACGGATCCGGCCGGCACGGTGGCGCTGCTCCGGGCCGAGCGCCTGTGTCGGGTCAACGGGGCGCGGGTCGAGCCGTTCCACGACCGCATCCGCGCGGCGATCACCGACGAGCTCGCCAGCGGCGAGCTGGCCGCGGTCCACCGCGCGCTGGCCGACGCCTACCTCGCCGACGCGCCCGAGGAGCCCGAGCCGCTGGTCGATCACCTGCTGGGCGCCGGCGACACCGCCGAGGTCGCGGCGCCGGCCGTGCGCGCGGCGGCCGCCGCTGAGCACGCCCTGGCGTTCCGGCGCGCCGCCGATCTGTACGCGATCGCGCTCGAGTTCGGCGACCTCGACCCCGACGCGCGCAAGGCGACGCTGACCGCGCGCGCCGGCGTGCTGGTCAACGGTGGGCAGCTGACCGAGGCCGCGATCATGTTCCAGGCGGCCTCGGAGCTGGCCACCGGCGACGCGCGCTTCGAGCTGCGGCGGCTACGGCTCGAGCAGCTCCTGCGCGCGGCCGAGCTGCGCGAGGGCATGGCGCTGGCCCACGAGCTCCTGGCCGAGCTCGGGCGGACGTTACCGACCGGCCGGCGCGGCGTGGCGTGGGCGGTGCTGCGCCAGCGCGTGGCCCTGCGCGTGCGCGGCAAGCGCTTCAAGGAGCGCGGCGTCGACGAGGTGCCGGCGTCGGCGCTGCGCGAGGTCGACGCGATGTGGTCGATCGCCAGCGGGCTGGCGTTCGCCAACCCGGCGCTGGGCAAGGTCGTGCAGCTCTGGCACCTGCGCGCGGCGCTGGCGCTGGGTGAGCGCGGGCGCGTGGCCCAGGCGCTGGCGATCGAGATCGGCTACCTGGGCGTCCCCGGCAGCGCGACCGCGCGCGCGGCGGCCACCGCGGCGGCGCACGCCCAGCGCGTCGCCGACGCGATCGGCGAGCCGCTGTACGTGGGGCTGGTCGCCGCGTGCAAGGGCTTCGCGGCGTTCCTCAACGGGCAGTGGCGCCAGGCCCGCACCGAGCTCGAGCTGGGGCTGCGGCTGATGAGCGATCACAGCGTGCACACCCGCTGGGAGATGGATCTCACCGAGCTGTTCCTGCTGGCCGCGCTGTACTACCTCGGCGAGACCCGCGCGTTCGTGCGCCTGACGCCGCTGTACCTGCGCGACGCCGAGGATCGCGGCGACGTCTACTCGCAGCACGGGGTGCGGTCGTGGCGCTCGAACCTGGCGTGGCTGGTCCAGGACAAGCCCGGCGACGCGCGCGCCCATGTCCTGGGCGTGGCCCAGGCCCGCGCCGACGTCGCCGACTTCAACCTCCACGACTACTACCTGCTGCTCGCCAACGCCCAGATCGATCTGTACGTCGGCGATCCCGAGGCGCGCTCGAGCGCACGCAGCGCGCCTGGGCCGATCTCGATCGCGCGTTCTTGTTCCGGATCCAGACCGTCCGGATCGAGGCCCAGTACCTGCTCGCGCGCGCGGCGATCGGCGCGGCGCCGCTGGGGCGCGGGCCCGAGCGGCTGGCGCTCGCGCGGGGCGCGGCGGAGGCGCTGGCCAAGGAGCCGGTCGCGTGGGCCCAGGCGCTGGCGACGCTGGTCCAGGCCGGCATCGCCCACGCGAGCGGGGCCGTCGCCGACGCGCGCGACGGCTACGCCCAGGCCGCGCGCGCGCTCGCGGCGTGCGACATGGCCGGCTTCGCGCGGGTCGCGGCGCGCGCCCACGGCGAGCTGGTCGGAGGCGCCGCCGGCGCGGCCCGCTGCGCCGAGGCCGACGCCGGGTTGA